The genomic region GGTAAGCAAGAAGGTGCTGAGCTGTTAGCTGGTGGTTCTCAAGCTCATCTTGGCGGCGACTTAAACGAAGGCTACTATGTTCAGCCCACAATATTTAAAGGCCATAACAAAATGCGCATTTTCCAAGAAGAAATTTTTGGCCCTGTGCTAGCAGTAACCACCTTTAAAGATGAGGCCGAAGCATTGGCTATTGCAAATGACACTCTTTATGGCTTGGGTGCTGGAGTTTGGAGTCGTAATGGCAATGTAGCTTATCGAATGGGTCGTGCTATCAAAGCTGGTCGAGTTTGGACTAACTGCTTTCATGCCTACCCAGCGCATGCTGCATTTGGTGGTTACAAGGAATCTGGCATTGGACGTGAAAATCATAAAATGATGCTCGCTCATTATCAAAATACCAAAAACTTGTTAGTGAGCTACAGCGAAAATAAACTAGGATTCTTTTGATAAGGTAATATAAAAGTACGAAAGGGATAGGGCGGATTAGTCCGCCCTTTTCTGTTTCTATACTGAATAGGATTTACGATGGTTGATAGAGTGATTGCAACGGAAGCAGCATTGGAGTTAATTAAACAACTTCAAACAGAGCATGGGGAAATCATGTTTCACCAGTCCGGTGGATGCTGCGACAACAGTGCAGCCAATTGCTATTTACCTACAGACCTCACTATTGGTGCATACGATGTCAAATTAGGTGAAATAGGCGGCGTCCCTTTTTATATTGGCAAATCACAGTACGAGTATTGGAAACACACACAGCTTATTCTTGATGTAATTGAAGGAAATGGCGGTACATTTTCTCTTGAGGGAGCTACAGGAAAGGCTTTCCATACCCGCTCAAGACTTTTTACCGATGCTGAATGGGCGACCATTGAGTCACAGGTTGCTTTAGATTTACTCTAAAAACCCATTTTTTCTTGAGCAAGTCTTTAGCTAAATAGCTATACGGTGCTCATTCAAAGTAGTCCTATTGATCTTCAGTCTAATTCCTAGTTCGCCAGAATCCAATGAGACGGGTAGTTTTCTAAGGCCAATTTCCATAGATTCAATTGCAACATATTTTGCACAACATTGAACAATTTTTGTTATCAGTCGCTCTTGAGTTTCGTAATGACATTCTTCTGCCAGAAGATGAATCTCACTGATCAGCGGATCATAATCGAAGACATGCTCCATTTTATCTTCACCAATCAGAATGTATTTCGCGTCAATCCACAGCGTAAGGTCTAAAAGATGTTTTTTAGGTATGGTCGCATTTGGCGCATAGCTGCCGATGTGAGTTTGGAGTTCAAGATCTCTTAATTCAATGCACGCAATCTGATTCATGCTATTCCTATAGATTAAATAGTGTATGGATATTTCTGTACTATTTTAGTATTTCTTGAGCCACTTGATAAGTTAGACTCGGAATGCAACCTGTCTTGACCCTATATAGATTCTTATTTTCAAGGCATTTCACCTCAAGCGCAGAAAATGCGAGAGAGTGTAACAATGATGTGGTGCATCGAATTCATTCCATTAACGCGTTTATATGAAAGCTTCCAATGGCCTTACTGCGTGCTGAAAGCCTTGGACGGAGAGTGTCGGCTGAACGCTGGCTTTTTCGTAATCTTGATATCTCTTTGGATGCTGGAGAGCAGCTTGCCCTCCAAGGCGCCTCTGGGGTTGGTAAATCTACCTTACTCAATTTACTAGCAGGTCTAGATCAACCCGACGAGGGGAGCTTACTTCTCGAAGGTAAGGATATTGCCTTTTTAAGCGCACAAGAGCAATTGGTGCTGCGTCGTACTGTTTTTGGTTTTGTCTTTCAGGCTTTTCATTTAATGCCTCACTTAAATGTCATACAAAATGTGATGGTACCTTGCCTAATTGCCGGTTTACCACTTGAACAAGCGAAGCATCGCTCTGAGGCTTTGCTAGCAGAGTTAGGTCTTGCCAATAGTTATGAACTATTTCCTGCGGTATTGTCGGGTGGAGAGCAACAACGGGTTGCTTTGGCGCGTGCTTTAGTTCATCAGCCTAAGATAGTACTTGCTGATGAGCCCACAGGAAATTTAGATCCTGTGACTGCAGAGCTTGCATTAAATGTCTTATGCCGTAGCTGTCGTGAGCATCATGTGGCTTTAATCATGGTTACCCACTCAGATAAAGCGGCAGCTCAACTTGATCGCCGCTTTCATTTAACAAGTTAATGCTTTTTTATTGGTTGATTTCTTCTGCTTTTAAGGCGCAATTAGGGCGCTGGTTCATTGCGGGCCTAACAGTTGCCTTAGGGGTATCGCTTGCAGTAGCAATACACACTGTAAATCGATCTGCGCTGAGTGAATTTAGTCGCGCATTAGACCTGATTAACGGTCAAGCATCGGCACAAATAATTATGCCTGCCGGGGAATTCTCAGACAGATTATTTGATGAAATTGCCTTACGTCGAACCGACCTAGGTATTAGAGCAATAAGTCCTGTTTTAGAGCGCAACACTCCATTAGTGCGTATCTTGGGTATTGATATCTTTCGTGCGGGCTCGGTAACACCTTCTCTCATACCCTCTCTTACAGCAGAAAATCAACAGCAATTGTTTTCCGATAAGGCTATTTTTCTATCTGCTGCGGCTATGCAAAAATTGCAAGTTTCTATTGGCGATGTATTGCCAATAGAATATCAGGAAAAGATTTTGCAACTTCAGGTTGCCGGGACGGTACCAGGAGCTACGGGTCAAAATATTGCTGTGATGGATCTAGGAGCACTGCAGTGGCGTTTAGATGGCCTTGGAAAAATTAGCCGAATGGATATCCAGCTGATGGATGGGCATAGTTTTGAAGAGGTTTCAGCCGCACTAAAAACATTGGATTTAGGTCTCACTCTCATTAGCGCTCAAAATCGTGATCGGCGTACCTCAAACTTATCTCGCGCATATCGCGTTAACTTAACGGTCTTAGCTTTTGTTGCTCTATTTACAGGTGCCTTTTTAGTATTCACTACGATTAGTTTTTCAGTATTACGTCAGCAATCGCAATTGGCATTGCTTCATATTTTAGGAGCAAGTCGTACTTGGATATTTTTACTTGTCCTAGCGCAAGCGACTGTGATCGCTGCTTTGGGTGGACTCTTGGGAATCGGAGTTGGTTTAGCCCTAGCTAAGCTTTTATTGAATATGGTTGGGGGTGACTTAGGGGCAGGGTATTTCTCAGGGGTGGTGCCACCCCTAGAGATCGATCCGCTCACATTATTAGGTTTTTGGATGCTTTCGCTACTAGTAGGACTAGTAGCGGGTTATTTTCCTGCAAAAGTAGCTACCTCGGGACATCCCGTTACACAGCTCCGAGCGGGATCCATAGAGCGGATATTAAAACCCGTAAGCCACTATCGCTTAGCGTCTATCTTTGGTCTTTGCAGCCTTGTTTTAGCATTTATGCCTGCCATTAATGATCTTCCTATTGCTGCTTACATTTCCATTGCCTTTTTATTGTTTGCTGGATTAGCTTTGACTCCATGGCTTGTCAGGCATTGTTTTTCTCTAATGGCACGCATTTTGGCAAAGAGACAAAGCGTATCTCCTGCCTTTACTTTCGCGATTTGGCGCTTGTCACAAGCGCCCGCTAGTGCTGCAGGATTAATTGCCGGAGTAATCGCTGCGTTAGCGCTGACTGTTGCCATGGTGGTGATGGTAGCGAGCTTTCGTGATTCTATGACTGCTTGGCTTGATCAAGTGTTGCCTGCAGATTTATATGCCAACTTTAATGACTTGAAAATAAGTGATGAACTTTCTAAAGATCAAAGCCTGTTGTTCAATCTTCAGTCTATGCCGGGTATAGAGCGATACGAATTTAATCAGCAGAAAAAAGTGTTGTTTCAATCAGATCGGCCAGAAGTGACGCTCATTGCACGCCCCATTCCCAGCGGTAGAGAAGCGCAAGCCCTTCCTTTACTGGGATCGGTTACTAAGCAGAGCAATAATTCAGTCTTGTCTGAAGTACTTCCTGAGGTGTATGTCTCCGAAGCAATGACTGATCTGTATGGTTGGCAGCCCGGTGAAGTCCGATTGCTTCCTGCATTGAATGACAATAAGGCACCCCACAAAGTATGGGTAGCTGGTATTTTTCGGGACTATGGTCGTCAGCATGGTGCCGTGGCGATCGACCTTTCCTCGTATCAACAATTAAGTCAAGACTATCGCTATACCGGCATTGCGATTTGGTTAAAAAAAGACGTTAACGCAGATACTATTGTTAATCAGCTGCGCACGAAAATACCCATTTTTGCAGATCAGCGGTTTACTAATCGAAGTGATCTACGGGCATTATCACTCACGATTTTTGACCGAAGTTTTGCGCTAACCTACGCCTTAGAAATTGCAGCTTTGCTAGTTGCTATTTTTGCTGTTGCAACTGGATTTGCAGGTCAAGCCTTGCTCCGTGAAAAAGAATATGCTTTGGCGTATCACTTAGGTCAATCTGTTCCTCAACGAACTCGCTGGATCAGTGCAGAATCGGGTATGTTATTGGCTCTGGCTGTATTTTGGGGAACAATCTTAGGCTTACTCATGAGCCAAATATTGATTCATCGGGTTAATCCACAGTCATTTCATTGGACGATGGAAACGAGTATTCCGTATTTCACACTTATAGCCTTGATGCTTGTCTTGGTTCTATCTGGCATGGCTGCTGCCATATGGGCATCTAGTCGAAGCTTAAATAGAGCGACATTGATCACATCCTTACGTGAGGAATGGTAATGAACTTTAGTCAACGTCGCTATTTATTAAAATGCATGTTGATGTCCTCTGCATTGCCGTTCTCGACTTTAGCGGAAGCATCTCCAGTGGTATATCCGCCAGTACTTCCAAGGCCCTTAAAATTTCCTAGAGATTTTGGTGCGCATCCCGAGTTTCGAACTGAATGGTGGTATCTCACCGGTTGGCTAGGAACGGGTGCCGATGCCATGGGATTTCAGATTACATTTTTTAGAAGTCGCACCCTACATTCGCCTGATAACCCTAGTCGCTTTGCACCTCATCAGTTGCTATTTGCGCATGCTGCTTTAGCGATTCCAGAAGAGGGTAAATTACGGCATGCTGATATAGCGGGGCGGTTTGGCACGGGTGGCGCCTCATTTGATACTACAGGCACAAAAATAAGTCTTTTGAATTGGACCCTCGAAAGAACGGGTGATGATCGTTATGTATTTTTTATTCCAACGGATACCTTTACGATTCAATTGGAGGCAGTCGCCAAACAAGCTCCCGTCTTACGAGGCAATGCTGGAGTGTCTGCAAAAGGTCCAAAATCTGACCTTGCTAGTTTTTACTACAGTCGACCTCAGTTAAGTGTATCCGCGCAGATAGAAATTAAAAATAAGTCACCAGCAATAAAGCAAGTCACTCGCATTAATCGCACTGGTACTGCATGGTTTGATCATGAGTGGTCAAGTAGTTTATTGATGTCTAAGGCTGTGGGCTGGGATTGGATTGGAATTAATTTACTTGATGGTGGAAGCATTATGGCTTTTCGGATTCGCGATCAATTAGGAAATTCCTTATTTAGTGAGTGGGATCAGCGTGACAAGCTTGGTCGTATTGTGAATCGACATCAGCAAGCCATTTGGGAGCCAGTTGGTCGCTGGAATTCTTCACGCTCACTGGCAAATTATCCTGAAGGATTTCTGATTCGGGTTGCTGGAGAGGAATATCTATTAAAGACGCTTATGAAAGACCAGGAAGTAGATGCACGTAAGAGTACGGGTGGGTTTTACTATGAGGGTGCTGTCGAAGTCTTTAAAGATCAACGGGTGGTTGGCCGCGGTTATTTAGAATTAACTGGGTATGACCAGGCTGTTAAATTATGATTAAGCCAACACAAGGCAATGTAGACAAAAATATCAAGGTGTTTACCAATTCACAAATAATTGATGGTCTAAAGCTTGAAATTAAGTCCTTGAAATCATTGAAATATTTTTACTAAATAGCGTATTGGGATGTAAGTCAAACCCTCTTAAATATCCACCATCATGGAAAATGATTGAGAGCTCACACTGATATGTGGCCCAGTAGCATAGAATGTCCTTATTAGGTATACGGGATTAAGAATGGAATTTACTACAGCGCTACTTTTAGCAACCTTCATTTTGTCAGTAGGCGCTCTATTTATTTTCATTTGGTCTATGTCCCAAGGCCTTTTCGGAGATGGCGGTACAGCCGCTCAGGAAATCTTTAATACCAATGAGATGGGATCAACGGATGATCCCTCTGGAACAAAGATACAGCAGGAGGGACTGCAAAGGGCAGTCGGCTTTACTGATTCCAGTAAACCAGAGTCCAATGATGAAATTGAAGCTCGAATAGAGGCTGACAAGTCTTCCTCATTAGTCGTTGGAATATGCCTAACCCTTTCGGTCATGTGGCTAGTCCTAGCCTCAATAGCGGGATTGATATCGTCAATTAAGCTCCATTCACCTGATTGGTTAGTCCAGTATGGCTGGTTAACCTTTGGCAGAATCAGACCAATACATCTGAATTTAGTAGCCTATGGCTGGTGCTCTTTATCGGGTATTGGGGTTGCCTTATGGCTCATTCCAAGATTACTTAAAACTAAATTAGTCGGTGCGAACTACGCGATTGTGGGCGGCGCCATTTGGAGTATTGGGGTATTTCTTGGCGCGGTTGCAATTGCTACGGGTAACTCAGCGGGTCTTGAGTGGCTAGAATTTCCATGGCAAATATCAATGTTGTTGGTCATAGCAGGCGGACTCGTTGGATTTCCTCTTTGGCTGACACTCTTAAAAAGAAAAGTAGACCATTTATATGTGTCCGTTTGGTACATCGCAGCAGGGTTGTTATGGTTTCCTGCCCTGTATTTGATTGCCAATATTCCAGGGCTTCATTTTGGCGTTCAGCAGGCTACGATGAACTGGTGGTTTGGTCATAATGTATTGGGCTTATGGTTTACCCCTCTGGCTTTAGCGGCTTCTTACTACTTCATTCCTAAAGTAATTGGTGAGCCCATCTATTCATATAATCTCTCACTCGTAGGATTTTGGTCGCTGGCTTTCTTCTATGCTCAAGTGGGAGGACATCACTTAATTGGTGGCCCAGTACCCACTTGGCTGATAACTATTTCAATAGTTCAAAGCGTTATGATGTTGATTCCCGTAATTGCTGTAGCGGTTAATCAGCATATGACGGTGATTAAAAACTTTAGAGCCCTGTATTACTCCCCGACCTTACGATTCATTGTGCTCGGAATGATTATGTATACAGCCGCATCAGTTCAGGGATCCATGGAAGCCTTGAGAAGTGTGAACGCTATTACCCATTTCACGCATTACACGGTTGCGCATGCCCATTTGGGCTTATATGCCTTCTATTCAATGGTGATGTTCGGAGCTATTTATTTCATCATGCCAAGAGTGATGAACTGGGAATGGCCTTATCCAAAATTAATCTCTCTTCATTTTTGGTTAGCATTGATTGGGTTTGCTACTTACTTCATCTTTTTATCAATCGGTGGCTGGCTACAGGGATTGGCTATGCTAGATGCCGCCAAACCATTTATGGAATCTGTTGCTATCACGCTGCCGTATCTTGAAGCGCGTTCAATCGGTGGTGGTCTCATGACTTTAGGCCATTTAGTATTTGGCTTTCACTTCTTTGCTATGGGATGGAAGCGAGGACCTACTAGATTAGGCGCCACTCTATTTGCAGACACTCCATTTCTGTTAAATCTACAGAAGAAATTTACTAAACATGTCTAAGAACTCTAGTTACTGGCAGATGGATGAGATCCGGATTGTTGCGGGTGCGATGGTTATTCTGGGATTTGCAACTGGATTACTGGTACTCGCACCGTACCTTTTGTTAAAAGATGTTGAGCCTCCAAAGGGGCTCAAGCCTTACACTGCTGAGCAACTTCTGGGCAGGGGGCAATATATTGCTAATGGTTGCATATATTGCCACTCTCAGCAGCCTCGAGATGCTTCCTTAGCGCCTGATGCTAAACGAGGATGGGGTAGAGCGCCAGTCGCTGGAGATTATGTTTATGACTCTCCACACCTAATGGGTACGATGAGAACCGGCCCCGATCTCTTTAATATCGGAGCAAGACAGCCCAGTAAAGATTGGCAATTAGGACATCTATACCAACCGAGAGCCTACACTCCTGGATCGATCATGCCTTCCTATCCGTATTTATTTGAAGTGAAAAAGGCTAGTGAAGTAAAGGAGGGCGATGAAGTAATCAATCTTCCCCCTGCATTTGCTAAAAAGGATGAGGTGGTTGTTGCAAAGCCCGAAGCGCTTCAACTAGTGAACTATTTATTGTCTTTAGACCATACGTATCCAGTGAAGACTCTAGAGTGATTTATTCATGAGTTCAAAAAATATTAATAAAAATCAACAGCGAGAAAGAGAGCTTTCTGAGCCTGATGAAAAGGTAAAGCCTTTACCGTGGTTCTTTTTGATGTTCTTAGGCGCTGTCGCAATGTGGGGCTCTTTTTATATTGTTAGCTCTCCTTCAGGAGGGGCGTCTTCTAATGGTGATAATCGAGCAATATCAAAGCCCCAAGAAAGTATTGCCATGACGCCAAGTGCTGATGGCCAGGCTATCTTTACCGGTAAATGTGCTGCCTGCCATCAAGCGAGTGGCTTAGGGGTGTCCGGGGTATTTCCACCTTTAGCCGGGGCAGAATGGGTCCTTGGAGATCCTAAAATCCTATCCAATATCTTGCTTCATGGTGTTGTTGGAGAGCTGAAGGTAAAAGATGTTATTTACAAAGGAGCGATGCCTGCTTTCAAAACCTTGAGTGATGATGAGATCGCTGCAGTACTGACCTTTATTCGCTCCCAATGGGGCAACTCCGCTAGTCCGATACCGACAGATGTAGTGAAAGCACAAAGAGAGCTCACAAAAGATAGGGAAGCATCTTACAACGGTGGTGATGAGCTCATAAAATAGTGATGAATTCAGTAAATCAAACAGCATCGTTGCTTAAAACTTTTGCAATATGCTGCCTTTTGATTGGTACTGCATCCCTAATTCTTTTTAAATCTACCTTGGGCGGCGAGGCTTTTACTACCGAATCATTGAGGAGAGCCGAAATTGCTCAGTCACCCAAAATGATTTCTACTTTTGAGGTGACAGATTTAAATAATCAAAAAAAGTATTTAAAAGATATCTTTCTTGAGGACAATAAATCTTATATTGTTGGATTTATTTATACCAATTGTGCAACCTATTGTGCTGCACAGTCCAGCAACTTTCAGCAGCTTCAACAAAAGATCGATTCTAGAGGCTTACATGATCGGGTTGGGCTACTTTCAATCAGCTTTGATCCTGATCATGACAGTCCAGAAAAAGTCCGTAGCTATGCCAAAAAATATCAGGCAGATGAGAAAATTTGGAAGTTCTCTATAGCGGGCAAGGATAATCTAAGAGCCCAATTATTTGATCAATTTGGGGTGATTGTCATACCTGCAGAACTTGGCGAATTTGAACATAATTCCGCATTACTATTAGTGGATAAGGGTGGCAGGATTATTAGAGTATTTGATGATAATCAGATCGATGAGGCACTCAATCAAGCAATCAGTCTATAAGTCTCTAGGAATGATGCAATTGCAAAAAAAACTGCCCATACTGATCTTATTACTTGCCATTAGCTTATCGATTCCGCCCTTAAGAGCTTACATTGAGCAAAGTATGGCTATTCATATGCTAGTACAGATGCCCCTGTTGCTACTCTCTGGGTATTTCGTGTACCCCAGCATTCAGGCTAGGTCAAGTAAATTTAAATCATTGGGTCATTACGATTTCTGGGGACTGACTAGTTTTTTTACATTCTTTCTCATTCTTACATTTTGGTCTTTACCTATTTCAATCGATTTGGCGATTATCAAAGTAGAAGTTGATTTTTTAAAAGTGCTCAGCTTATTTTTGGCGGGTGTACTCTTGAGATCGTCTCTATCTAGAGCCCCCTTTGTTTTGCCCTTATTCTTTTTTACTTACTTATTAGCGATGTTTATTTGGATGGGCATATATTTGCAATCCACTTCACAAAGAGTATGCAATGCTTACTCATTAGAAAGTCAAGTACGCACTGGTTATGGACTAATCATAATTTCAACTCTATTATTTACTGGATGGTTAGCGTATTTATATTTTTCTAATATGCGGGATAATTCAGTTAACCATAAACTTCATTAGTCTCATTTTCTAGCCCCTATTAATATCTCTGCGTAATGCCCCTGCGTAATTCTCCTAACCAAATATTAGACCTAGATGATCTGAGTCAACTAGAAAGTATTGTCTGTGACAAGCGAAGAGGGCAACGTTCACTCGCTAAAAAGTCTCGGCGTAATCGACATTACGAAAAGCAATTCATACGCAATACCTTATTACGAACACCGGTAGATAAGCCTCTAAATGAGTGAGTGAGTGAGTGAGTGAATGAGTGAATGAGTAAATTTAGTTATATTGACACTATAAAAACTTAAAAGAGGAAAAATATATGTTTAGTCACATTATGTTGGGTGCAAATGATTTAGAAATCTCACGGAATTTCTACGATGCGGCGCTAGGAGCCTTAGGAGTAAAGCCAGGAAGCTTTAGTCATGATAAGTACTTCTATCGTGGCCCGGGTGGAGTTTTTGCGATAACAAAACCGATTGATGGCGCCATAGCAACCCATGCTAACGGAGGAACTATCGGGTTTAGCGCTAAATCAATAGCGGATGTTGATGCGTTTCATGCTATTGGAGTGGCTCACGGTGGTAATTCTTGCGAGGGAGACCCAGGATATCGTGATGGTGTAGCCGGCACGATTTATATTGCTTGGCTCAGAGATCCTGCTGGTAACAAAATATGTGCAATGCACAGGCCTGCTAAATAGCTATTTGTTTGGCGACTTAAGATAAAAAATAACCCCTCTTTAAATACGAGATTTTAAGAGGGGTTGTAATAAAAACTGCAGGACGTCTAAATCAAAACTGCTAAAACCATGAAGCTGGTAGGAGGATTTACTCTAGAAGACCAGCGTTTACCAAGCCTTCCATTCCAGCAGGGTGGCGGCAATCAATATCTTCAAACTCATTCACATTATTGATTTCAGTACCCATAGCAATGTTCGTTACTTTTTCTAGGATTACTTCAACCACTACCGGTACACGGAACTCTAAAGCCATCTTCTGAGCCTGTACTAAGGCATCACGAATTTTCGCTGGATCAGTTACGCGCAGGGCTTTACAACCTAAGCCTTCAACGACTTTACCGTGGTCTACGCCATATCCCTTAAGGTTAGGGTCATCTACGTTAATGTTGTCAAAAGCCAGCTGGACACAGTAGTCCATTTCAAAACCACGCTGTGCCTGACGAATTAATCCCAGATAACTGTTATTGACTAACACCATCACAAGCGGTAGGTTGAACTGCGCACCAACGGCTAGCTCTTCAATTAAGAACTGGAAGTCATAGTCACCTGCCAGGCCAACCACCGTTTTAGTAGGATCTGAAGCGAGTACACCCAGGGCTGCAGGGATTGTCCAACCTAATGGACCAGCTTGTCCGCAGTTAATCCATTGGCGTGCGCCATAGACATGCAAGAACTGTGAGCCACCGATTTGGGATAAGCCAATATTGGATACATATACTGTATCGCGTCCAAATGCAGCATTCATTTCTTGATAAACACGTTGCGGTTTGATAGGCACATTGTCGTAGTCAGTTTTGCGATGCATTAATTGCTTACGCTCTTGACAACGGCTGACCCACTCACTGTAGTTGTTGAGCTTGCCCTGTGCTTTCCACTCTTTGGCAACTTCGATAAACAGTTCTAAGGCAGCTTTTGCATCAGAAACAATGCCGTAGTCTGGGTTGAAAACACGGCCAATTTGAGTTGGCTCGATATCTACGTGTACAAATTTTCGATCTTTGCAATATACCTCTGTGGAACCAGTATGACGATTGGCCCAGCGATTACCGATACCTAATACAAAATCACTTGCAAGCATGGTTGCATTACCGTAACGATGTGAGGTTTGCAGGCCAACCATTCCTGCCATCAAGGGATGGTCATCCGGTATTGTGCCCCAGCCCATCAAAGTAGGGATGACTGGAATACCAGTCAATTCAGCAAACTCTACCAATAACTTAT from Polynucleobacter antarcticus harbors:
- the gcl gene encoding glyoxylate carboligase codes for the protein MAKMKAAMAAVLVMEKEGVTMAFGVPGAAINPLYAQMRERQSITHILARHVEGASHMAEGYTRAKAGNIGVCLGTSGPGGTDMITGLYSASADSIPILCITGQAPRARLYKEDFQAVDIESISKPLTKMSVTVREPGLVPRVFQQAFHTMRSGRPGPVLIDLPIDVQMAEIEFDIDTYEPLPVYKPAASRKQIEKAFGMLMSSSKPLIVAGGGIINADADKLLVEFAELTGIPVIPTLMGWGTIPDDHPLMAGMVGLQTSHRYGNATMLASDFVLGIGNRWANRHTGSTEVYCKDRKFVHVDIEPTQIGRVFNPDYGIVSDAKAALELFIEVAKEWKAQGKLNNYSEWVSRCQERKQLMHRKTDYDNVPIKPQRVYQEMNAAFGRDTVYVSNIGLSQIGGSQFLHVYGARQWINCGQAGPLGWTIPAALGVLASDPTKTVVGLAGDYDFQFLIEELAVGAQFNLPLVMVLVNNSYLGLIRQAQRGFEMDYCVQLAFDNINVDDPNLKGYGVDHGKVVEGLGCKALRVTDPAKIRDALVQAQKMALEFRVPVVVEVILEKVTNIAMGTEINNVNEFEDIDCRHPAGMEGLVNAGLLE